From Humisphaera borealis, the proteins below share one genomic window:
- a CDS encoding dihydrodipicolinate synthase family protein, translated as MHPAALAALKRGIVIPAHPLALNAARQLDERRQRALARYYIAAGAGGMAVGVHTTQFVIRDPAIGLYKPVLTIAAEEMSRGDLRRVVTGEAPLVRIAGVVGKTAQAVGEASLSRDLGYHAVLLSLSAFAGASDDELIRHCRSVAEILPIVGFHLQTAAGGRPLGYSFWRRFAEIPGVVAIKIAPFNRYQTIDVVRAVVDAGRDDIALYTGNDDNIVIDLLTPYRFRTNGRTVERRIVGGLLGHWACWTRRAVELLNDCHQAVVAPAGEAAVTGQSLLARNVEVTDCNSAFFDAANGFAGCIAGIHEVLRRQGLLAGVWCLDEREGLGVGQREEIDRVVAAYPHLSDDAFVGAHIGEWMAG; from the coding sequence ATGCACCCTGCCGCACTGGCTGCGCTGAAACGCGGGATTGTCATCCCGGCCCATCCACTTGCGCTGAACGCCGCTCGTCAGTTAGACGAACGACGCCAGCGGGCATTAGCCCGGTATTACATTGCCGCCGGGGCTGGCGGAATGGCCGTGGGCGTCCATACCACGCAGTTTGTGATTCGCGATCCTGCAATCGGCCTCTACAAGCCGGTCCTCACCATTGCAGCAGAGGAGATGTCCCGGGGAGACCTCCGACGGGTTGTTACCGGCGAGGCTCCGCTCGTACGCATCGCCGGGGTCGTCGGTAAGACGGCTCAAGCCGTCGGCGAGGCATCACTTTCGCGCGACCTCGGGTACCACGCGGTACTGCTGAGCCTGTCGGCCTTTGCGGGCGCCAGCGATGACGAACTGATCCGGCACTGCCGGAGCGTCGCCGAGATTCTGCCTATCGTCGGGTTCCATCTTCAGACGGCGGCGGGCGGACGGCCGCTGGGTTATTCGTTCTGGAGAAGGTTCGCCGAGATACCAGGGGTCGTTGCGATCAAGATCGCGCCGTTCAATCGGTATCAGACGATCGATGTCGTCCGCGCCGTCGTCGATGCCGGCCGCGACGACATCGCCCTGTACACCGGCAACGACGACAACATCGTGATCGACCTGTTGACCCCCTACCGATTCCGTACGAACGGGCGAACAGTCGAACGACGGATCGTGGGAGGACTTCTGGGTCACTGGGCCTGCTGGACGCGGCGAGCCGTGGAACTGCTGAACGATTGCCACCAGGCGGTGGTCGCTCCGGCAGGTGAGGCAGCGGTGACGGGGCAATCGCTGCTTGCCCGTAATGTCGAAGTGACCGACTGCAACTCGGCGTTCTTCGATGCGGCCAACGGCTTTGCCGGTTGTATCGCCGGCATTCACGAAGTGCTCCGCCGCCAGGGACTACTCGCCGGGGTCTGGTGTCTCGACGAGCGCGAGGGTCTGGGAGTGGGGCAAAGGGAAGAGATCGACCGCGTCGTTGCCGCCTACCCGCACCTCAGCGATGACGCGTTCGTCGGGGCGCACATAGGTGAATGGATGGCGGGTTGA